CTTCAAATAGTTTATCAAGAGACCAAATTGTTTGAATTGATTCCTTCACATGCTAAGATTATAGTTGTTTTTCGATCGCGCACACTTCAACGATGTGCGGAATTGGAATATCCTGTTGTCTTTACTTCAAATTTCGTGTATGAGGAGGCCTTCACAGTTCTGGCATAACTATAGACTAGAATATCATTTGCGCGTTTCTTTGAGGGGCCTGTTTGTAAATAGGCTCAGAGTATCTCACGTATTAATTACTTTGGATGTGCATAAAGTTGTTTTACAATAAAAGTTGAACTTTGAAGCGACTCATTAGTATTATCTGTACCAGGAGGCAAAAACCAAGGTTATCAACAGTTGCCTCAATCCAGTTTGGAATGAAGAGCTAAGCTTCTTCCTTAAGGAGCCTATTGAAGTTCTAAGTTTGGTAAGTTGGGCATTTGAATTTGATGGTGGCCGGTTCTTCTGATGAGCTTAATATATTATGTTGTTGTGTTTGATAGTGTTTTGCCAAAATTAGACCATTACTTTTCCTTAATTTGTACATGTTTCGTTATTTCAGTTTTGGTTTTAGTCcagttatattttatttttcagattCTATTATGTTCACTGTTGTTTTGAAATCAATATTCCTGAGTAATTTTCTGATGATTGATTATATAGTTGATGAAAATAACTACTATTCCCATTACAACTCTTTTAGGCTTGTATGACATGACAAAAGGTCTTTTTCCATAGGAAGTGttcgacaaagactttctgaaGACGGATGATAAGATGGGACATGCTCACCTCAGCCTTCAGCCAATAGTCTCCGCAGCTAGATTGAGACAGATTTTGCGTGTTTCATCCGGTGAGACAACATTAAGGAAGGTTGTCCCAGATGGTGAAAATTGCCTAGTTGGGGAAAGCTCCATCGCTTGTGTAGACGGTGAGGTGGTGCAGAGTGTTTGGTTGAGGCTTTGTGACGTCGAATCAGGGGAAATAGAACTGAAAATCAAGTTACCTAAAGCGCTGGTTGCTTAGTGCAGAATTCAGGATCGGCTTAGGTGTAGACCTCTAACAGTGGGAGAATGTAGCTTGGTCATTTTCTGTTGCAACTCCTCTAGGAAAacctagcatgaatatgtacCAGGCTACTAGCCCAGCTGCCCAAGGGGGGAGTAGGTTGTTTGAACTTGTGAAGACTCATTAATCTGGAATCCTGTGCATGTATAAATGTAATCTAGGTTTTATGGATAATGTAGAAACTCGAGGTTTTGCTTATTGATTAAGGGAGTGGCTAATCACATTCTCATCCATTTTCTCTGATTCATCTCCTTCTAATTAAGTAAACATGCAAAAGAACGACTCTATTTTCCGGCGTTGACTCGACTGAACTGAAAAACCTACAGCAAATAAAAGTTGGGCGCAAATATGAAGATTGGTCAGTTGGTCAGTATAGTATGCTCGCCCTTTTGGTCCAAGCTTGAATCCACCCTGTTCGCGTCaagaatttccgtcggggatgtttcttggccgacgagcacacagctccccgggaggttggcgccggttgagtactgctgtcgggcttctgcttcactgtcgggctttgttgggcaagtctcgtcgggcaagtcttGTCGGGCGagtcttgtcgggcaaggctgaaagagaaggacagagttaactttgagaggtgcctttgtggggccttaggtgtaggccttgaggctcacaatcaaggttaacttttaggtgctcaggcgtgccactgccatcttcagcatgacagatgtaaaatggatgtcgagttttagttgtatatatgtatatatccgagaaaccgtgttagttataacaggtgcctttgtcgggccttaggtgtaggccttgaggcttcccatcaataactaaaccagtgctcgaacacatcatatttgttctcgtgattgCAGGAGTtttataactattatactttTGATTACCCGAGTCCGAGAGGTAGAAtaaacccaaataggtgcctttgtgggaccttaggtgtaggccttgaggcttctcaTCAGAATTCGTTCTTGTACTCAAACTCTCTAGATcgcagaacggaatgaatccaaatggatgcctttgtggggccttaggtgtaggccttgaggcttcccatcagaatccattccatgcttaagcgttctatgataatcataatataatagaaataaaactaaagggtaggtcgattacttgcgccccaagtaacttcggacttctcgtttatcaaggactgtcgtggatgggttaagtccacataaggttcttttttatgccttgaggccaaggacttttaactgatcagatttgcatgcccgagggcttaggacttggatctggtttgaacactgaagatatattcaaatcggatccaagtactgagaaagccttttaatagtcatattgctagaaataacttgcatataactggaagtatacaacatattgttaggcttaatgaatgaaaagacaaaaacaaagcaaagaaggtcgagcaaggttaaaccttatcagGTAAGGCTGCTCGTCTtgtaggttcctatctttgtagttttgtcaagggtctgaaagcttagagagagagagagagagagagagagagagagagagagagagagagagagagagagagagagaggttacaaaagatgaatcgatactacagcaagattgaacagggtagcagagctattacaaaggtttgaAAGAAGGTTTATCCcgcgagggatgaaggcttgtcccgagagggatgaaagcttgggctgactacagcttcgttttgaaggcaaatctggctttaagcagagtttgtgcttgcatttgtttgtttgattgagtgtccttattcctggtttctctttcttcttatatagacaactcggcttggcctcctgtagcagcagctttgcccgaatgcggtttgagggtgatgactcatcagctattttacatgtaatgccaccataaagtactttatgggctgtgcagctggtcagtctataccacttggcccttgggtaggtgagcaagtggccttcatgagctgcaccaagtcagaaaaggccttGTCTGCTTTTCTGGGTTTCGGCTGGGCTTTCCCTTtaggcctccttttgggccagctcctttcttgagcccaaagtcaagttttaatccaaacacACCCCTCTATATTAGAGTATTATTTTGTCAAGAAAGACTGCTTTTCAAGTGAAACGTTTTTGTTTTGCGACGGAGGGAAAATATCTTATGGGGGGTTAGTTTGTATAATAGAATATTCGAATCACCACTGCAGTGGTAAAATGCACAGTATGGGACGTGCAGGTCCGCGTATCTTATTATATGAATTAACGGGAATAGTTGAAGAGGTTGCatttcattcattcattttttcaataatgatttgatatttggCTATATGATTTCATGACACTTAATTTAATGTTGTCAATTTACTGTGATAAGGTTATGTCCCTACTGAGCTATTGAAGCTCATCCCTCTATTGTTATGCAAGTATACGAACTAGACATTCAAAAGAGTAGACATGATGAGATCGGATTAGATGTGAGAATAGAATGTTTATTCATCTATTTACTATAGGTTGTAAAGAATTCTTGATTTGTTTGAGAATCATGAATTATTTTTACAAGAGGAATTTTTTTCCAACCCGTTTTAGTTTCCTTTtaattatttagttttttttactCATGTTTTGGATTCGGGTTCGAGTTTTTATTGTTGACCCCGGGTCCGAGGCTTGACATTTTTCGTGAGCAGAAAGGAGAACTTTATAAGGTGTTCAAAGCggttttatgatttattgagcaacaaatgtatgcttagtagaatatttaagccaaaaactaaaaataagtgaaaaatacaaTAGTGAGGACCAAAACATCGTCAAATGGGGTTCCACCCTACAGAATCTCATCGGAAAGTCTTCCcttgattttcaaaatttcacgCTAAGgtgaaggtgaaaataaataaattgaacgATGATTAATGTACGAATTTGCCAGACCGACTAAAAACCGTAAGTGTTAACCCACAGTTTTTTGTCGAAAAtgcaagtttttatttttgcaaaatattTTCCGCGAGCATTAAGGAAAACTTTAGAAAGTATTTGGAAGCAAATTTACGATTTATTGagcaaaaaaattatatttagcaGAATATTAaagccgaaaactaaaaaataaatgaaagataTAGTCTTAAAATCACACGTAGGTGAgacttaaacaaaaaataacaaaattttgttttgtttaatagtttttcatcctcttttggTTGAGAAAGATGGTTCTATTAATACGTAGTTTAGATTTATATAAAATaagaattaacaaaaaaaaaaaaaaaaaaagagaagtcACACGTATCTTTTTGGCACCCTTAAGAATTTGaatcattttttttacatttttgttaatttttattttatttctcttaccagtacaacaaactatcatattcatgtttttcaaaatatatttttccgtGCGTGGAGCCCAACTCGTTTTTTTTAGCACCCGGGAGTTCCTCTCGTTCTGCGTGCGCAGAGCCTGCCTTGTCTTGTTTGCCCAGGTTCTTCTCGTTATGCATGTGAAGTGTTTGTATCATTGCATGCCAGAAGCCTGCCTATTTTACATCCACGGAGCCCTCGTCGTTTTGGCATCCATGAAGTCAGCCTCGTTTTCCGTGTGCAAGGTTGGCCTCGATTTGTGCAACGTATCCCGCCTTATTTTCTGTGCACAAAGCTCACCTCGTTTTGCATTCTAGAATCTCACCCTTTTTTCTGTGAGTAGAGCCCGCCTTGTTCAACGTGTCATGGTTCGTCTCGTTTTGTGTGAGCTGAGTCCATCTCATTTTACTTGCATCGAGCGTACCTAAcacccatgttttttttttgacaaaaatgcaaattttttttactcaaaatatttttcttgaGAATTAATTTAAACTGTTTAAGAAATTTTGAAGCAGTTTTATGGTTGATTGAGCAACAAACGTTTACTTGGTAGAATATTTAAGCCAAAAACTAGAAAAATACAATAGTGAGGAccaaaacattgtcaaatgggGTTCCACCCTCAAGAATCTCAATAGAAAGTCttcctttaatttttaaaatttcacgCTGAGGCGAAggtaaaaataaatagattgaacGATTATTTAAGTACGAATTTGCAAAACTGACTAAAAACTGTGAGATACCCacgtttttttgtgaaaaatgtaaattttttattttcacaaaatattttaaGTGAATAATATAGTAGTGAGCCTTAGAACATTGTAGAAAGGGGTTCCATACTCAAGAATCTCAACGGAAAGTCTCAccttaatttttaaaacttcATAGTGATgcgaaggtgaaaataaatagattgaacGGTGATTTATGTATGAATTTGTAAAACTGACCGAAAACAGTGAGTGTTAACCCACGTTTTTAttctgaaaaatgaaaaattttatttttgtgaaatATTTTCTGTGAGCATTAAGGAGAAGTTTATAAGGTGTTCCGAAGCggttttatgatttattgagcaacaaatgtatatttagtaaaatatttaagccgaaaactaaaaaaataattgaaaaatacaatagtgaggaccaaaacattgtcaaatggggttccaccctcaagaagtcttcttttaattttcaaaatttcacacTGAGGCgaatgtgaaaataaatagattgaacgatgatttatgtacgaatttgcaAAACCGACTAAAAACCGTGAGTGGTAACCCacgttattttttatgaaaaatgcaaattgtttatttttgcgaaatatttttcatgagcATAAAGGAGAACTTTATGAGGCATTTTGAagcaattttaatatttatggaGCAACAAATGTACACTaagtagaatatttaagccgaaaacTAGAAAAATAAGTTAAACATAGAATAGTGAGGAccaaaacattgtcaaatgggGTTCCACCCTCAAGAATCTCAACGGAAGGTCtttctttaattttcaaaatttcacgCTGAGGCGAAGGTGAAAAGAAATAGGTTGAACGATTATTTATGTATGAATTTGTAAAACTGACTAAAAACTGTGAACACCCACGTTTTTTTGtgcaaaaatgaaatttttttatttttgcgaaATATTTTCCTTGAGCATTAAGGAGAAATTTATAAGGTGTTCCGAAGTGGTTTTATGATTCATTGAGAAACAAATGTATACTTAGTAGGATATTTAAgctgaaaactataaaaataattgaaaaatacAATAGTGAGGACCAGGATATTGTCAAATGGGCTTCCACCATCAAGAATCTCAACAGAAAGTCttcatttaattttcaaaatttcacgCTGAGGCGAAGATGAAAACAAATAGATTGAATGATAATTTATGTACAAATTTACAAAACCGACTAAATACCATGAGTGGTAacccatgtttttttttgtgaaaaatgaaaatcgTTTATTTTTGCGAAATATTTTGCATGAGCATAAAGGAGAACTTTATAAGGTGTTTCGAAACAGTTTTAAtatttattgagcaacaaatgtaCACTACGTAGAATATTTATGCCGAAAACTagaaaaataagttaaaaatACAATAGTGAAGAccaaaacattgtcaaatgggGTTCCACCCTCAAGAAGCTCAACAAAAAAGTCTtgcttttattttcaaaattccACGCTAAGGTGAAAGTGAAATAAATAGATTAAACGATtatttatgtacgaatttgtAAAATCGACTAAAAATCGTGAGTGGTAACCCAcgttttttttgtgaaaaatgcaaATCTTTTATTTTCACGAAATATTTTCCTTGGGCATTAAGGAGAACTTTATAAGGTGTTCCAAAACGGTTTTATGATTTACTGAGCAGAAAATGTACacttagtagaatatttaagtcgaaaactaaaaaaataagtgtaaAATACAATAGTGAGGACCAAAACAttgttgacacaccccgaccgagatcaaagcatgttggccgtcacgtgagagtgacgtagccatatgcacagtgtgg
This genomic interval from Malus domestica chromosome 05, GDT2T_hap1 contains the following:
- the LOC103434401 gene encoding protein C2-DOMAIN ABA-RELATED 11-like encodes the protein MGDSLGLIKVTVVQGKGLVIRDFRSSDPYVVVKLGNQEAKTKVINSCLNPVWNEELSFFLKEPIEVLSLEVFDKDFLKTDDKMGHAHLSLQPIVSAARLRQILRVSSGETTLRKVVPDGENCLVGESSIACVDGEVVQSVWLRLCDVESGEIELKIKLPKALVA